The genomic window ACGCTGTACGCAACAGGCTCCGTGGAACCCTTTTGCTGCAGGCTGTTGCGATAGTCCAGGTAACGGGTTTCACCGCCGGCCGTTCGCACCTGCATGACGCCAGCCGCGCAGCCCTGTGTCCTGATTTCGGTCAAATAGACATCGGCCAGGGGGCGCAACTTGGGGGGCAGCAGGTCACGCAGATTCATCTGCGCGAGGGCCTCACTGCTGTAGCCAAAGATGATCGCGGCCGCCTGGTTGACGAAGAGCAGGTTGCCTTCCAGATCGTGGGTGCAGATCAGGTCCTGGCTGTTTTCCACCAGCTCACGGTAGCGCGCCTCGCTCGCCTGCAGGGCCGCTTCACTCTCTTGGCGCAGGCGCCTGCTTTCGGCCTGACCCAGTTCGCGCTCGATGACCGGGACCAGGCGCGCCAGATTGCTTTTCAGCAGGTAGTCGTGCGCGCCCGCCTTCATGATGATCGCGGCGGCCTCTTCGCCCTGCGCGCCGGACACGGCAATGAACGCGATGTCCAGGCCAGCCTCCTGCAATAGGGCGAGCGCGGCGGCGCCGCTGAACTGCGGTAAGTTGCAATCCGCGAGGACCACATCCCAGGGCTGCGCGGCGAGCGCGGCCTGCATCTGAGCGGCCGTCTCGACCCGCGCCGAGGCGACGCGGTAGCCCGCCGCGCTCAGCCAGTCCACCAGCCGGCACGCGTCGCTCTCTGAAGCTTCGACGATCAAGACAGCAAGCGCTCGATTCATTCTGTTACCTGTCCAGGAGGGTGCGCAGCCTGGCGGCCAGGTCGGCGATGGCGAAGGGTTTCTGCAGCCAGGGAATGCCGGCCTGACGCAAGTCCCCGTAGATGTCGCCTTCGGGCGCATGGCCGGTCATGATGAGCATCTTGAGCGCGGGCGCCTGGGCGCGCAGCCGCCGGAAGAGTTCCAGTCCGCCCATCTCCGGCATCACCAGGTCGCTGAGAACCAGGTCAATGCCCTGACCCTGGGCGTCGAACAGGGCCAATGCCTCGGCGCCCGTGGCCGCGGAGAACACGCGATAGCCAAGCCCGGCCAGCGACTCGCCAATCGCCTCACGCGTGGCCACATTGTCCTCCACCAGCAGGATGGTCTCCGTACCGCTTGGCAGCGTGGCGACTGTAACACCCCGGGCTTCCGCCAGCGCCGGGGTGTTGACATGCGGCAAATAGATCGTGAAGGCGGCGCCGGCGCCTGGTTTGCTGCTGACATCAATCGCGCCGTCGTGCTGCTTGACGATGCCGTAGACCTGCGCCAGCCCTAGCCCACTGCCTTTGCCGGGACCCTTGGTGGTGAAGAACGGCTCGAAGATGTGCGCCAGGTGCTCCGGGGCAATGCCAGCGCCGCTATCGCTCACCGTCAGACACCCCCAGCGCCCCGGCCCCAGGTCGGGCAGGGGGGGCGTTTGGCCCGGCGCCAGCGTCAGGGTGGTCAGGCTGAAGGTGAGTTGGCCGCCGTCCGGCATGGCGTCGCGGGCATTCAAGGCCAGGTTCATCAGCACCTGCTGCAGCCGCGTGGGGTCGCCATGTACGATGACCTCACGCTGATCGTACTTGACGGCCAGCCGGATGCTTTCGGGCAGCGTCCGTTCCAGCAGCTTGACCATCTCCTTGGTCAGCGACAGCAGGTCGAGCGGGGCGCGTTGCATGGGCGCGCGCCGGCTGAAGTCGAGAATCTGGCGGATCAGGTTGGCGGCGTGGTCGGCCTGCTGGCGAATCACGCCCAGGTAGTGCTTCGATCGCTCCGCCAACTCCTGGGCCTTACCGAGCAGTTCACTGTAGAGCACAATCGCGCCCATGATGTTGTTGAAATCGTGCGCGATGCCGGCCGCCATCTGGCCGACGCTGGCCAGCCGCTCCTGGGCCTGCTGATAGCGCTGCTGCTGGCGCGCGTAGGTCACATCGTTGAGCACCACCACCCAGTTGGCCGGCGCGGAGGCATCTCCGATCGGCCGCGCGATGGCCTCGAAGCTGCGCGTAGCGGCCTGAACCTGGCGCCAGCCCTGTTGTCGTGACGGGACGAGCATCTCGCCCAGGGGGTGATCACCCAAATGGGTCAGGATGTCACCAACGCCGGCGCCCCCGCCGATCAAGGCCAGGTCATGGCTGGCCATGGGGTTGGCCTGCACGATGCGGCCGTCCGCGTCGAGCAGCAGCACCCCTTGCGGCACGGTGTCCACGATCTGTTGCACGCGGCGCGCCTGTTCCTGGGTCTCCTGCCACAACTGCAGGCGGTGCATGGTCGCGCCGGCCACCTCGGCCAGCGATTCGAGCAGCCTGACCTGCTCTGGAGTGATGCGCTGCGGCAGCGCAACCGAGACGTAGATCACACCGGCCGGACCCGCATCTGCGCCCCCGCCCAGCAGCGGCAGGCAGACGCCGCCCCAGCCGGCCGGCAACTGGGTCCCCACCGGAGGACGGGCCAGCGGGTCGCGGCTAAAATCAGGCGAGATGTGTGGCCGACCGCTGGCAAAGACAGTTCCGGCGATGCCTTCGCCCGGCTTGATGAGCGTTTCTGTCATGCCCTGGAACCAGCCGCGATCCACGGCATGGCGCAGCTCGTTGCTGTCCGCGTGATAGAGCCAGATGGCCCCATGCTCCGTCCCCAGTGCAGCCAGGGTTTCATCGAGCAGGCAGGTCAGCGCTTCGTCACGAGTCCGGGCCGTGCGCAGGGCGGGGGGGGGGGGGGGGGGGGGCCTCTTCGTTCTGTTGGGGTGATGTCGGCCGCAGGTCAGCCCGGCAGTGGCCCCACCGTCAGACCAGAACATCGTCTGCCGCAAGGTATCCACCTCACCTGCGCGCTCGGCGACGCCGCCAGGACGCGTTGCTTGATGGCGGGAGGGCCCGGGGGACGGTCGGCGTCGGCGCCGAGCACCCCGGCGGTCGGCGGAGGCGGCGGTCTTCCTGCGAAGCCAGGCGGCCCGGGGGAGCCGGCGATTTTCTGCGAAAACGCCATATTGTGCATCCAGGTGTAGCGCAGTTCCCGGTCCTGGCTGCAGACGACCATGGGGGAGTTATCGAGCGCGACGCGAAAGCGGCCTTCGCTCCGGCGCAGCGCCTCTTCCGCCTGCTTGCGCTGAAACTCGACGCCCAACTGCGCGGCCACGGCCGCGATGAGCGCGACCATCTTGTCGTCTTGCGCCTGCGCTTGCGTCAGGAAAAAAGAAATCACGGCCTGCACGGTGTCGCGTGTGAGAATGGGAATGCCCACGGCCGTTTTGATGCCCACGGCGCGGGCCAGGGGCGCGCGTGGAAAATTGGCGTCCAGGGTGACATCGGGAATCCAGACCGGCTTCCTGGACGCCATGACCCGGCCAGGAAGGCCGACGCCGGGGCCGAATTCATAACCCTTGCTCATGCCGCGGAAGCCGAAAACATCCTCCGTGCGACAGTAGTAGGGTGCGCCCAGCACGAGATGCTCACCGTCCGCTGCCGGCACCCATACTTCGCCAAAGTTCCAACCGGCGGTCTCACAAATCAGGCTGAGGGCCAGGGTCAGCGCGGCATCGAAGCTCTCAGCATCGGAGATGACCCGCGTCAGCGCCAGCAGCAGATGGCTTTCCCTTTCGGCCCACCGACATGCGGTCACGTTCTCGTGTGCAATGACCAGGTTGCCGCCGGCGGCAAACCTGGTGACACGGGCATGGAACCAGTGCTGTCCGGTTGGGCTGTGGGAGGGGTACTCCAGTTCGAAATCCTCACTGACGCCGCCCAGCACCGCGCGGATTCCCAGGGCCATGGCCTGCGCACTCGCCTGCTCCGGGCCGCGGACCTGGTCACACAAGGTCAGGTAGTTGACGCCGATCCCATACGCGGGGCGACTTTCAGAGAAAGCGCCGGGCGGCGCGGGCGGGTTGGCATCGCCAAACGCGCGCCATGAGCGGTTGACGGTAATGATCTCGCCGGCGCGGTCGAGGACGGCGATGTGGGCCGGGAGGGCATCCAGCGTGGCCGTGGCGAACTGCTCGCTGGCCTGCAGTTGGCTTTGCAGGCGGCTGCGTTCCGAATTATCCGAAGAAACACCGATGATCCCGATCAACTGGCCGTCGTCATCCAGGATGGGGGTGTCGGTGACCAGGGCGGGAAAGCTGCGGCCGCTGCGGTGGCGCACCGAAAATTCGCCGCTCCAGGTCTGGCCGACGCGCAAGAGGGTCATGATCTCCTGCGCCTCCTCGACGCTCTGCTCAGTGGGGGTGATGTCGAGGATGTTGCGCCCCAGGACTTCGGCGGATTCCCAGCCGTAGAGCTGCTCGGCCGCCCGATTCCAGTAGGTGATGGCGCCATGCAGGTCAGTGGCGATGACGGCCTGGTCAATCGAATTCAGTAGGCGCGTCTGTAATTGCAGGCCAGGCTCAGAGGCTGGCAGGGCATTCGTCGCGCCGGGGGTAACGCCTTGTGGGTTTACTTGTGCGGTATTCACCAGGTTGCCTTTCTTCACTGGCGCTGTTGCGCTATTGAACGGCCGGCAGCAACGGCGCTGCCAGTCCTATGATGTCAGCCGAGAATAGGGGATCTACAAGAAACCGTCAGCACGCGAGGAGCGCGAAGTCCAGGCCCCATTATAGTGGTTTCACGCCAACCAGGCAAAGGATCGGTCACGAAGTCTTGGTGCAGAACGCGGAGCAAGGTAAAAAAGGTAAAAGAAGCGTGCCGGTCGTCGGGTGGACCGGCACGCTGAGTAACGCAAGCCGCTGGCTTGCGTCGTCGGCGCTGCAATCCGGAGGATTGCGTTACAGGGGGCGCTGCTTGCGCCGCCACGCGTAGGCAGCCGCCAGGGCCGCGCCGGCCGCGAGCGGCAGCGCCACGAGCGGGAGGCCTACCGGCATGGGCGCCGGCGACTGAGTCCCATCCAGGCTGCTGAGCGTGAGCGCGGTGGGGGCCTGCACGTCGAGCGTGAGCGGCACGATCACCAAGTTGGTCCCATTGCCGGGGCCGGGATCGGGATCGTTGCTGGAGACGCACAGGTTGCCGGTGTAGGTGCCGACGGCCAGACCCGTCGAGTCGAATGTGACCTGCACAGGGGTTGACGCGCCGGCGACCGTGGTGCCGTTGGACGGGGTCTCGCTGACCCACGGGATGTCGCTGGGCGCATCACAGAGCGGTGGGACGGGAGCAGCCAGGCTCACGTCATCGTAGAAGACCGTGGTCGCGTTGTTGGCGAACAGATCTACAGCGCCGATATTCAGCACACCGCCGACGCTCACTTCGTCCGTCCAGGTGCCGGTGTAGAGGAGCTGGTTATTGTAGTAGAAAGACTGCGTATTGACATCGAGGTTGATCTCGTCGCGCAGTTCAACCCACTGTCCCTTGATCAGCGGCAGCGTGCCGCCGGTGGCGCCTTCGTTCACAACCAGGTTGGTTCCTGCATCGAACTGGACCTGAACCGACCAATTGTTGGTGCCGACGTCCACGTACGTATTGAGCAGAATGAAGTAGGACTGGCCCGTATAGTCGGTGGGCACGTACTGCCAGGCGGTGTAAACCCATGACCCGCTGCTATAGCCGCTGTACTCATGCACCAGATCAGAGGCGCCGAGAATATCAACCGAGTTGGGTGCGCTGCGCGCCTGGATGCTGCTGGTGCGCGCGCCGGCGGCCGGGTCGTTGGCCCAACCCTTCCAACCGCCCTGGCCATGCATTTGGCTGCCAGTCGCGTAGCTGTCGAAGTTGTCGCTCCAATCCACAAGCTCAGGTGAGCCGTTGGCATCCTCGAAAACGGTCCACGTCAAGTCGCTGCTGCCGGCGCTGCTGGTGTTGCCGATAGTCAGTACCTGCTGTGTCTGAGTGTTGGTAGCCTGGGTGCTGGCCAGGCTGAGCGGAGAAACGTTGATATTGGCCGGGCCTCCCGAACTCAACACCACATTGTCGCTGGAGTCGAGCGGGTAGTTGCCCGAGGGCAATCCTGCCGCATGATCCTTGCCATCTGGGCTTTTGGCCGTGACACTGCCCACGGCTGCGAACAGCAGCACGAACAGCACCAGGATACGGACGATGTTCTGACGTTGCATGATCGAAACTCCTTTTCCACTGATCAGAGGGCGCGCACTGCGCACGCTGCGCATACTACGCCCTCTATTTGTCGCTATCCGAAAGAATGACATGCGAATGCGCAAAGTGGGTGTCTGCCTCCTTTCTGGTCAACCCGGAGAAGAAAGTCCATTCGTCGGCCAGGTTCTTGGGTGAGAGAAAACAACTTTCGTCCCAGGTGAACCGGCCACGGAACCTGAGGTGCGGGTATTCTACTGCATGACCTGTTCCGCGTCAAGCAACACAGTTAAAAAATTCTCATTCCTGAACGGCGCAGAATCGGTTTGTGTGGTATACTCGGGGCCAGGAGGCGCCTATGCGTTTTTTCACCACCGAAGGCCCCGTCAACTGCGAGAAGCACTACTGCCTGCCGCCGCTGGCACGGTTCGACCTGGCGGAACTGCTGGCGCTCGTCGGCCAGGAAAAATACTTCCTGCTCCATGCCCCGCGCCAGACGGGCAAGACCACCTGCCTGCTGGCGCTGGCGAAGCATCTCAACCAGATCGGCCAGTACCATGCCGTGTACGCCAATATCGAAGGGGCACAGGCGCACCGCGAGGATGTGGATAAGGGCATCGCGACCGTCGTCACCGATATTGCAGCCTGGGCGTATGATCTCGTCGGCGATGCGGCAGCAGTAACGCTGGCGGAAGAAACGCTTGCCACGATAACGCCGGCTTCGGCCTTGGGCGTCTTTCTGTCGCGCTGGTGCCAGCAATTGGATAAGCCCCTCGTCCTCATGCTGGATGAGGTGGATGCGTTGGTGGGCGACACGCTGATCTCGCTGTTACGCCAACTGCGCGCCGGCTACCCCAAGCGCCCCCACCAGTTCCCCCACAGCCTGATCCTCTGCGGCGTGCGCGACATCCAGGATTATCGGATCCACTCGGAGGCGCAGAAGACGATCATCACTGGCGGCAGCGCGTTCAACATCAAAGCCAAGTCGTTGCGCCTGGACGATTTCGGCCCGCGCGAGGTGAACACGCTGCTGTTGGAGCATACGGACGAGACTAGCCAGTCCTTCACGCCGGAGGCGCTTGATCTGGTCTGGAGCCTGACCAGCGGCCAGCCGTGGCTGGTCAATGCGCTGGCCTACACCGCCTGCTTCGAGTTGCGCGCCGGCCGCGACCGCACCCAGCCGATCACGGCCGAAATGATCCAGCAGGCCAAAGAGGAGCTGATCCTGGCACGCGTGACGCACCTGGATCAACTGGCCGACAAGTTGCAAGAGCCGCGCGTGCGCCGCGTGGTGGAGACGATCCTGGCCGGCGAACAGACCGCCGAAATCATGCCGCCGGACGACATCACCTACGTGCGCGACCTGGGGCTGATCAAGACCGAGGGCCAACTCACGATCGCCAACCGCATCTACCAGGAAGTCATCCCGCGCGAGTTGACCTTCAGCACGCAACTCACAATTTCGGAACAACCGGCCTGGTACATCGCCGCCGATGGCCGCCTGGACCTGCCGGGGCTGCTGGCCGCATTCCAGCAGTTCTTCCGCGAGAACTCCGAGGTGTGGTTGGAACGCTTCGACTACAAAGAGGCCGGGCCGCAACTGCTCATGCAGGCATTTTTGCAGCGGATCGTCAATGGCGGCGGCCGGGTGGAGCGCGAATATGGTCTGGGACGTCGGCGCACCGATCTGCTCGTGCTTTGGCGCTACCCCGGCGGCGTGCAGCGCGGGGTGATCGAGTTGAAGATCCTGCGCGACTCGGTGGAGAAGACGCTGGCGGCCGGCCTGGCGCAGACCTGGGAGTATGCCGACCGTTGCGCGGCCGACGAGACGCACCTGATCATCTTCGACCGGCGACCCGACAGACCGTGGGCTGAAAAAATTTGGCGGCGCGGCGAAAGCCATCACGGCCGGCCGATCATGGTGTGGGGAATGTAGCCCCCAGCCGGCTGGTGTGGCGCAAACTATAAGGAGGCGTGGTGATGTTGAAGTTTCCCTACGGTATCAGTGATTTCTATACCATCAGAACGGAAGGCTATGTGTACATAGACCGTACCGACCGGATTGCGCTGGTGGAAGAGGCCGGGAAACAACTGGTCTTCCTGCGGCCGCGGCGGTTCGGCAAGAGCCTGTGGCTTTCGACGCTGGAGAACTACTACAATGTGGCGAAGGCCGGCGAGTTCGCGCAGTTGTTCGGCGACCTGGCGATCGGGCGCAACCCGACCCGCAGCCACAACAGCTACTTCATCCTGCGATGGGACGTCTCACTGGTCAGCGCGCAGGGCGGCATCGCTGAGATCGGGCAGGCGGTGCATGCTCACATCAACGCGCGTATTCAGGGGTTCGCGGAGACCTATCGTGA from Candidatus Amarolinea dominans includes these protein-coding regions:
- a CDS encoding response regulator; this encodes MFWSDGGATAGLTCGRHHPNRTKRPPPPPPPALRTARTRDEALTCLLDETLAALGTEHGAIWLYHADSNELRHAVDRGWFQGMTETLIKPGEGIAGTVFASGRPHISPDFSRDPLARPPVGTQLPAGWGGVCLPLLGGGADAGPAGVIYVSVALPQRITPEQVRLLESLAEVAGATMHRLQLWQETQEQARRVQQIVDTVPQGVLLLDADGRIVQANPMASHDLALIGGGAGVGDILTHLGDHPLGEMLVPSRQQGWRQVQAATRSFEAIARPIGDASAPANWVVVLNDVTYARQQQRYQQAQERLASVGQMAAGIAHDFNNIMGAIVLYSELLGKAQELAERSKHYLGVIRQQADHAANLIRQILDFSRRAPMQRAPLDLLSLTKEMVKLLERTLPESIRLAVKYDQREVIVHGDPTRLQQVLMNLALNARDAMPDGGQLTFSLTTLTLAPGQTPPLPDLGPGRWGCLTVSDSGAGIAPEHLAHIFEPFFTTKGPGKGSGLGLAQVYGIVKQHDGAIDVSSKPGAGAAFTIYLPHVNTPALAEARGVTVATLPSGTETILLVEDNVATREAIGESLAGLGYRVFSAATGAEALALFDAQGQGIDLVLSDLVMPEMGGLELFRRLRAQAPALKMLIMTGHAPEGDIYGDLRQAGIPWLQKPFAIADLAARLRTLLDR
- a CDS encoding PAS domain S-box protein gives rise to the protein MNTAQVNPQGVTPGATNALPASEPGLQLQTRLLNSIDQAVIATDLHGAITYWNRAAEQLYGWESAEVLGRNILDITPTEQSVEEAQEIMTLLRVGQTWSGEFSVRHRSGRSFPALVTDTPILDDDGQLIGIIGVSSDNSERSRLQSQLQASEQFATATLDALPAHIAVLDRAGEIITVNRSWRAFGDANPPAPPGAFSESRPAYGIGVNYLTLCDQVRGPEQASAQAMALGIRAVLGGVSEDFELEYPSHSPTGQHWFHARVTRFAAGGNLVIAHENVTACRWAERESHLLLALTRVISDAESFDAALTLALSLICETAGWNFGEVWVPAADGEHLVLGAPYYCRTEDVFGFRGMSKGYEFGPGVGLPGRVMASRKPVWIPDVTLDANFPRAPLARAVGIKTAVGIPILTRDTVQAVISFFLTQAQAQDDKMVALIAAVAAQLGVEFQRKQAEEALRRSEGRFRVALDNSPMVVCSQDRELRYTWMHNMAFSQKIAGSPGPPGFAGRPPPPPTAGVLGADADRPPGPPAIKQRVLAASPSAQVRWIPCGRRCSGLTVGPLPG
- a CDS encoding ASCH domain-containing protein is translated as MRFFTTEGPVNCEKHYCLPPLARFDLAELLALVGQEKYFLLHAPRQTGKTTCLLALAKHLNQIGQYHAVYANIEGAQAHREDVDKGIATVVTDIAAWAYDLVGDAAAVTLAEETLATITPASALGVFLSRWCQQLDKPLVLMLDEVDALVGDTLISLLRQLRAGYPKRPHQFPHSLILCGVRDIQDYRIHSEAQKTIITGGSAFNIKAKSLRLDDFGPREVNTLLLEHTDETSQSFTPEALDLVWSLTSGQPWLVNALAYTACFELRAGRDRTQPITAEMIQQAKEELILARVTHLDQLADKLQEPRVRRVVETILAGEQTAEIMPPDDITYVRDLGLIKTEGQLTIANRIYQEVIPRELTFSTQLTISEQPAWYIAADGRLDLPGLLAAFQQFFRENSEVWLERFDYKEAGPQLLMQAFLQRIVNGGGRVEREYGLGRRRTDLLVLWRYPGGVQRGVIELKILRDSVEKTLAAGLAQTWEYADRCAADETHLIIFDRRPDRPWAEKIWRRGESHHGRPIMVWGM